From the genome of Verrucomicrobiia bacterium, one region includes:
- a CDS encoding ATP-binding protein, whose product MVESVSNNASLLKAFAAYDQQETINNFKVACVLGMILMPAGFILDRYVYPHAAEQFHFLQARLLSSVLIGAFLAILLTKLGRRHYRFLGIVLFMIPASFIAWMIAKTEGAGSPYYAGLNLVLLVLAFVLHWTFWESFAASTLVIVLYLTASFVHDGLQTATDENWGALVNNLYFLSLTGIIVVTGSYFHSKSRFHEFSLRHQLSESQRSLQQNNLQLDTRNKELADTIKKLTEAESQLIQSEKMASLGQMSAGIIHEINNPLNFVTTSLFTLKKKARHVAPEQQEEYTEILQDVEEGVERVKNIVSDLRAFTHPSTDHLDTVDVGEVATSALRFLSSEKKEQAAIELKLPDHLSVRANKNKLVHVFVNLIQNSLDAMRHKTFANGEAPTIWIEARETPQTSYLVVRDNGPGIPTTHIDKIFDPFYTTKDVGEGMGMGLSICYRIMQECEGKISVRSEAGKYCEFTLEFPHPV is encoded by the coding sequence ATGGTTGAATCAGTCTCAAACAACGCATCGCTGCTAAAAGCTTTCGCCGCTTATGATCAGCAGGAGACCATCAACAACTTCAAGGTCGCCTGCGTACTCGGTATGATTTTGATGCCCGCCGGTTTCATTCTGGATCGCTACGTCTATCCCCACGCCGCCGAGCAGTTTCATTTTCTGCAAGCGCGCTTGCTTAGTTCGGTGTTGATCGGCGCTTTTCTGGCCATCTTGTTGACCAAGCTGGGGCGGCGTCACTATCGTTTTCTCGGCATTGTTCTATTCATGATCCCGGCCTCGTTCATCGCTTGGATGATCGCTAAAACGGAGGGCGCTGGGTCGCCCTACTATGCCGGATTGAACTTGGTGTTGCTCGTATTGGCTTTCGTATTGCACTGGACGTTTTGGGAAAGCTTCGCCGCGTCAACGCTGGTTATCGTGTTATACCTGACTGCTAGTTTTGTGCATGATGGACTTCAGACAGCAACTGATGAAAATTGGGGCGCGCTCGTGAACAACCTCTATTTTCTGAGTTTAACTGGCATCATCGTGGTCACGGGCAGTTATTTTCACAGCAAATCACGCTTTCACGAATTTTCGCTGCGGCACCAACTGTCCGAGAGTCAGCGCTCCTTGCAACAGAATAATTTGCAGCTCGATACGCGGAACAAAGAACTGGCTGACACCATCAAAAAATTGACCGAGGCCGAATCACAACTCATCCAATCGGAAAAAATGGCGTCGCTGGGCCAGATGAGCGCCGGCATTATTCACGAGATCAATAACCCGTTGAATTTTGTCACCACCAGTTTGTTTACATTGAAAAAGAAAGCGCGCCACGTCGCGCCCGAACAACAGGAGGAATACACCGAAATTTTGCAGGACGTCGAAGAGGGCGTCGAACGCGTCAAAAACATCGTCTCCGACTTGCGCGCTTTCACCCATCCGTCCACCGACCATTTGGACACCGTTGACGTCGGGGAAGTCGCCACGTCGGCGCTGCGGTTTTTGAGCAGTGAAAAGAAGGAACAGGCGGCCATTGAACTCAAACTACCGGATCACCTGTCCGTTCGCGCCAACAAAAACAAACTGGTCCACGTCTTTGTGAACCTGATTCAAAATTCGCTGGATGCAATGCGACACAAGACGTTTGCCAATGGCGAAGCGCCCACGATCTGGATTGAAGCGCGGGAAACCCCGCAGACCAGCTACCTTGTTGTCCGCGACAACGGCCCGGGCATTCCCACCACGCACATTGACAAAATCTTTGACCCGTTCTACACCACCAAGGACGTCGGCGAGGGCATGGGCATGGGGTTGAGCATTTGTTATCGCATCATGCAGGAGTGTGAGGGCAAAATCTCGGTGCGCTCCGAGGCCGGAAAGTATTGCGAGTTTACTTTGGAATTTCCGCACCCCGTTTAA
- a CDS encoding class I SAM-dependent methyltransferase: protein MPTKSNQISAYAVVGKTSDGIEFTASVARLTRFRAVVEFYDPSIVLRVSQVLPELKITTEDSVIYIGRGTVAGLVDSRMTLTSDIELEENGFVKEVLAVGARQESEHLDFDAFLSAWQKSYRIFPEFKIAVTDIQMFLRDFARWMDRLELGFKLKPSVRQPIEVQAYLRDLSEKMIRAFNSLHERFEAIGATITEPLRPMHASFVRQQLHSLVMCSPFAYRTFHKPLGYAGDYEMVNMILREPLEGNSFYAQVLNSWFLRQWPAEAHRNRIKYLTTRLGEEALRGERRRRPIRVLNLGCGPAREIELFLAESALADYTEFTLWDFNDETVTRTGHQLEEARQKHARQTEIRIAKKSIQQIFKESGRTQIQTGAARYDYIYCAGLFDYLTDKTCRQLMSILYQWLTPDGLLLITNVVACKPFQHMLEFLLDWHLIYRDTAQGRALIPPEALSGDCRVYRDDTEVNLIVEVRKSAHG from the coding sequence ATGCCAACAAAATCGAACCAGATTTCAGCGTACGCGGTCGTCGGCAAAACTTCAGACGGAATTGAGTTTACAGCTTCCGTCGCCCGACTGACGCGCTTCCGTGCGGTCGTTGAATTCTACGATCCATCCATTGTCTTGCGTGTTTCCCAGGTTCTTCCAGAACTGAAAATCACCACCGAGGATTCCGTAATCTACATCGGTCGAGGCACAGTCGCGGGGTTGGTGGATTCGAGGATGACGCTGACAAGTGATATCGAATTGGAGGAGAATGGATTCGTTAAGGAGGTATTGGCGGTGGGCGCACGGCAAGAAAGCGAGCATCTGGATTTTGACGCCTTCTTAAGTGCTTGGCAGAAATCCTATCGTATTTTTCCCGAATTCAAAATTGCCGTGACTGACATCCAAATGTTCTTGCGCGATTTTGCGCGCTGGATGGATCGCTTGGAACTGGGGTTCAAACTAAAACCTTCGGTGCGCCAACCGATAGAGGTGCAGGCATATTTGCGCGATCTCAGCGAGAAAATGATCCGTGCCTTCAACTCATTGCATGAGCGGTTTGAGGCGATCGGCGCGACCATCACTGAACCCCTGCGGCCGATGCACGCGAGTTTTGTCCGGCAACAGTTGCACTCGTTGGTGATGTGTTCGCCGTTCGCTTATCGGACGTTTCATAAACCACTGGGCTATGCGGGTGATTATGAAATGGTGAACATGATCCTGCGCGAACCGTTGGAGGGGAATTCGTTCTACGCGCAGGTGCTTAACAGTTGGTTCCTCCGCCAATGGCCCGCCGAAGCACATCGTAATCGCATCAAATATCTGACCACACGGCTCGGCGAGGAGGCCTTGCGGGGAGAACGTCGCCGCCGTCCGATTCGGGTGCTTAATTTAGGTTGTGGTCCAGCTCGTGAGATTGAGCTTTTTCTGGCTGAAAGCGCTTTGGCCGATTACACGGAATTCACGTTGTGGGACTTCAACGATGAAACCGTCACCCGCACCGGCCACCAGCTTGAAGAAGCCCGACAGAAACACGCCCGCCAAACCGAGATTCGGATTGCCAAGAAATCCATCCAACAGATTTTCAAGGAAAGCGGACGCACGCAAATTCAAACGGGCGCGGCCCGGTACGATTACATTTACTGTGCCGGGCTTTTCGACTATCTGACGGATAAAACCTGCCGACAATTGATGAGCATCCTTTACCAATGGCTCACTCCGGATGGGCTTTTGCTGATCACCAATGTTGTAGCCTGCAAACCTTTCCAGCACATGCTGGAATTTCTGCTGGATTGGCACTTGATATATCGCGACACCGCACAAGGGCGGGCGTTGATTCCGCCCGAGGCGCTCTCGGGTGATTGCCGCGTTTATCGAGATGACACCGAGGTTAACTTGATCGTCGAAGTACGCAAATCTGCTCATGGTTGA
- a CDS encoding ATP-binding protein encodes MAARSQIPIVRPDGEFNLVTALQACLSPSNIVIGAAGEVLTCSLNGSEFLNRLVTPGMTLAALPEPLADLIAQAKTARATVAMPVLKLHNSEGAARQFHATAVFLALGSGEPTVILNLTDITRLAHWQKSLEQLDRLATTGTLAAGMAHEIKNAFVAIKTFVDLLVEQNKNAELTDLVQHELARVNAIVRQLLKTGPATPEHTPVRLHDVLEHSLLMVRQQLSDKLISLHRTFAATSDVVRGDPHQLEQVFVNLLLNAVEATGTNGSLTVQTEFLAVPTSEISEPKFVGQPLVRISVADTGTGIAPDTLARMFEPFFTTKSHGTGLGLLISQRIVEQHHGAIHVESQPSKGTTFRVILPSGQPKA; translated from the coding sequence ATGGCCGCTAGGAGCCAAATTCCGATCGTGAGGCCGGACGGGGAATTCAATCTCGTCACGGCTCTTCAAGCCTGTCTGTCGCCTAGTAACATCGTCATTGGAGCGGCGGGCGAAGTTCTGACCTGCTCTTTGAACGGTAGTGAATTTCTTAACCGGCTCGTCACCCCAGGTATGACGCTTGCCGCACTACCTGAGCCGTTAGCCGATTTGATCGCTCAGGCAAAAACCGCGCGCGCGACTGTCGCCATGCCCGTTTTGAAATTACACAATTCCGAGGGTGCAGCGCGTCAGTTTCATGCGACCGCAGTTTTTCTCGCTCTCGGTTCTGGGGAACCCACTGTCATCCTCAACTTGACGGATATCACCCGATTGGCTCACTGGCAAAAAAGCCTCGAACAATTGGATCGGCTCGCCACGACGGGAACCCTGGCGGCCGGCATGGCGCACGAAATCAAGAACGCCTTCGTGGCGATCAAAACCTTCGTGGACTTGCTCGTCGAGCAGAATAAAAACGCGGAACTGACGGATTTGGTCCAACACGAACTGGCGCGCGTCAACGCCATCGTCCGGCAATTGCTCAAGACTGGCCCGGCGACGCCGGAACACACGCCCGTGCGGTTGCACGATGTCCTGGAGCACTCGCTGCTCATGGTGCGGCAGCAATTGAGCGACAAACTGATTTCACTGCATCGCACCTTTGCGGCCACATCCGATGTGGTGCGAGGTGATCCGCACCAGTTGGAGCAGGTGTTCGTCAATTTGTTGTTGAACGCGGTGGAAGCCACGGGGACGAATGGTTCGCTGACTGTGCAAACGGAATTTCTTGCCGTACCAACCTCGGAAATTTCAGAACCAAAGTTCGTCGGCCAGCCACTCGTGCGCATCAGCGTGGCGGATACCGGAACGGGCATCGCTCCCGACACGCTGGCGCGAATGTTCGAGCCGTTCTTCACAACCAAGAGCCACGGAACGGGCCTGGGTTTGCTCATTTCGCAGCGCATTGTCGAGCAACATCACGGCGCGATCCACGTCGAAAGCCAGCCGAGCAAAGGCACGACTTTTCGGGTGATTCTGCCGTCCGGGCAACCGAAGGCGTGA
- the lptD gene encoding LPS assembly protein LptD, with amino-acid sequence MKCYRVATLALLLIAGVVGGAFAQEDPGLELQGEQVLWSRTNNTTIIINGTVTGLGGILTADWAMVDMQTGDIEARGHVRIQRDNLTWVGESIRYNFRTRQMQAAQFRTGRTPFFAGGEGLSSDRASNTNSVYSAQHAFLTTDDVADPGLRIQASSLKIVPGQYFQARNAVLYAGSVPVFYFPFYTQRLDGKGHHFDFVPGYRNRYGAYLLSSYNWAWREELDGKLRLDYRTKRGVGAGTDVNAHLGPWGETTVKYDYLHDLRPDIGNPGYNLPADRQRVWFSYNAAPTTNLTIKSQVRYQTDERIVQNFFESEYRENSQPSTYVEINPHTDNFSVSVYAQPRINEFFENVERLPDVRLTGFRQQVLNTPLYYESETSAGYYRRRFAVTNDVVAGANYAGMRADTFHQLTLPHTFWGWLNLVPRAGGRFTYYGDATGPGATTDELNRTVFNAGGELTFKASQTWAGETNRWLALDGLRHIIQPSLNYAYVKTPNHRPGELPQFDMELPSLRLLPLEFPEDNAIDSIDGENVMRLSLRNRLQTKRDGRIQDFLYWDVYADWFINPRSGREDFSDLYSDLVFRPRSWITLESMNRYNVRSGLLRLAYHNLTLQPNEWWSWGIGHIYVHDDFSASPTALQAGNSSLISTLFLRVNENWGFRAQHQYEVRENWLQQQTYSIYRDLRSWTAALAFRVRDPHNGEGRDFAVAFTFSLKAAPKTSVGEDAIRETRLLGY; translated from the coding sequence ATGAAATGTTATCGCGTCGCCACGCTCGCCCTGTTGTTGATTGCAGGCGTTGTCGGTGGCGCGTTTGCTCAGGAAGATCCCGGACTGGAATTACAGGGCGAACAGGTGCTGTGGAGTCGCACGAACAATACCACCATCATCATCAACGGCACGGTCACCGGATTGGGAGGGATTTTAACCGCAGACTGGGCAATGGTGGACATGCAAACGGGCGACATCGAAGCCAGGGGGCACGTTCGCATCCAGCGGGACAATCTGACCTGGGTCGGCGAGAGCATCCGATATAACTTTCGCACCCGCCAGATGCAGGCGGCCCAGTTTCGCACCGGCCGCACGCCGTTTTTTGCAGGCGGCGAGGGCTTGTCCAGCGATCGCGCATCCAACACCAACAGCGTGTATTCCGCCCAACACGCTTTTCTCACGACCGATGACGTTGCTGATCCGGGACTGCGGATTCAGGCCAGTTCGTTGAAGATCGTCCCCGGCCAGTATTTTCAGGCGCGTAATGCCGTGCTGTATGCCGGCTCGGTGCCGGTGTTTTATTTTCCGTTCTATACGCAGCGCCTGGATGGCAAGGGCCACCATTTCGATTTTGTTCCCGGCTATCGCAATCGCTACGGCGCGTATTTGTTGAGCAGTTACAATTGGGCGTGGCGCGAGGAGCTGGACGGCAAATTGCGTCTGGATTACCGCACCAAACGCGGCGTGGGGGCCGGTACCGATGTGAACGCGCATCTCGGTCCGTGGGGCGAAACCACGGTGAAGTATGATTATTTGCACGATTTGCGCCCGGACATCGGCAACCCCGGTTACAACCTTCCGGCGGATCGGCAGCGCGTCTGGTTCAGCTACAACGCGGCCCCAACGACGAATTTAACCATCAAATCCCAGGTGCGCTATCAAACCGACGAACGCATCGTCCAAAACTTCTTTGAAAGCGAGTACCGCGAAAATTCGCAGCCCAGCACCTACGTGGAGATCAATCCGCATACGGATAATTTTTCCGTCAGCGTTTACGCGCAACCGCGCATCAACGAGTTCTTTGAAAATGTGGAGCGTTTGCCGGACGTGCGGCTGACCGGGTTCCGCCAGCAAGTTCTCAACACGCCGCTCTATTACGAGAGCGAAACCTCGGCGGGCTACTATCGCCGGCGGTTTGCCGTGACCAATGACGTGGTGGCGGGCGCGAATTATGCCGGTATGCGGGCGGATACGTTTCATCAACTTACGCTGCCGCACACGTTCTGGGGCTGGCTGAATCTTGTCCCGCGCGCCGGCGGCCGCTTCACGTATTACGGAGATGCCACCGGTCCGGGCGCGACGACGGATGAGTTGAATCGCACCGTTTTCAACGCCGGCGGCGAACTCACTTTCAAAGCGTCGCAGACGTGGGCGGGCGAAACCAATCGCTGGCTGGCCTTGGATGGTTTGCGCCACATCATTCAGCCCTCCCTTAATTATGCCTATGTGAAAACGCCCAACCATCGCCCCGGCGAACTGCCGCAGTTTGACATGGAACTGCCCAGTCTGCGCCTGTTGCCGCTGGAGTTTCCGGAAGACAACGCCATTGATTCCATTGACGGCGAAAACGTGATGCGGTTGAGTCTGCGCAATCGTCTGCAAACCAAGCGTGACGGCCGCATCCAGGATTTTCTCTACTGGGACGTTTACGCGGATTGGTTCATCAATCCGCGTTCCGGGCGCGAAGATTTTTCCGATCTGTATTCCGATCTCGTCTTCCGACCGCGTTCCTGGATCACGTTGGAATCCATGAACCGTTACAACGTGCGAAGCGGACTGTTGCGCCTGGCCTATCACAATCTGACGTTGCAACCGAATGAATGGTGGAGCTGGGGCATCGGGCACATCTACGTGCATGACGATTTCAGCGCGAGTCCGACCGCGTTGCAGGCGGGCAATAGCTCATTGATCAGCACCCTCTTTTTGCGCGTCAATGAAAACTGGGGTTTCCGGGCGCAGCACCAATACGAAGTGCGGGAAAACTGGCTGCAACAACAGACCTACTCGATTTACCGCGACCTGCGCAGTTGGACGGCAGCGCTGGCGTTTCGGGTGCGCGATCCGCACAACGGTGAGGGCCGGGACTTTGCCGTGGCGTTCACCTTCTCACTCAAAGCCGCGCCGAAAACGAGCGTCGGCGAAGATGCCATTCGCGAAACCCGTTTGCTGGGGTATTGA
- a CDS encoding DNA topoisomerase IV subunit A, which translates to MRSGKRKKTSNQPELPIDDRKPDKNLGPTDGNGHQPLDTKAVETITHRPFNPKQVAAGLHRRVDRGFLDYASYVIRDRAIPNLADGLKPVQRRILWAMHRTDDGRFTKVANIVGDTMKFHPHGDASIGDALVVLANKRYLIEGQGNFGNLHTGDPAAASRYIEARLTGLARTELFNDEITELIPSYDGRNQEPVTLPSKLPLTLMLGAEGIAVGLSARILPHNFPELLEAQIAILKNQPFKCVPDFLTGGLMDPRDYQDGKGSVKVRARIKYRDDHAVVITEIPPGTTTESLIASIEAASQKGKLKVKAINDFTSENVEIEIKCPAGVDQDQLMDALYAFTDCEVTISSRIVVIQDNRPVELTVSEVLRANTEQLVALLKRELELREQKLQDELHYRTLERIFIEERIYKLIEKCKTAETVKAAVYEGFKPFKKELLRDLVEADVERLLQVRIRRISLFDINQHRQEMEQTKADLAETRKHLKNLTKYVIGHLEALLAKYGPQYPRLTTKSARHEEIDTKAVAFKAFKVAYDRESGYVGYKVNGEEFKTECTKFDKILLVFKDGTYKVTELPEKLFVGPELFYCGLPDREAVFTCAYTDRKASYLKRFKFGGTILNKAYLCIPEKSRILFFEPGTPKVLYVRYKPAAHQKINQQTCDPSQIEVKSAKTRGRQISIKDISSVTVKPTRGWDEAGTTTEIVFA; encoded by the coding sequence ATGCGTTCAGGAAAACGGAAGAAGACATCCAATCAACCGGAGTTACCGATTGACGATCGAAAACCAGACAAGAATCTCGGGCCAACCGATGGAAACGGGCACCAACCTCTCGACACCAAAGCGGTCGAAACGATAACGCATCGTCCGTTTAATCCGAAGCAGGTCGCGGCGGGTTTGCATCGTCGGGTGGATCGCGGCTTTCTGGATTACGCCAGCTACGTCATCCGCGATCGCGCCATCCCGAATCTGGCGGACGGCTTGAAGCCGGTGCAGCGGCGCATTCTCTGGGCCATGCATCGAACCGACGATGGTCGCTTCACCAAAGTCGCCAACATCGTCGGGGATACGATGAAATTTCATCCGCACGGCGATGCGTCCATCGGGGATGCGCTCGTGGTGCTGGCCAACAAGCGGTATCTCATCGAAGGCCAGGGGAACTTCGGCAACCTCCACACGGGCGATCCCGCCGCGGCATCGCGCTACATTGAAGCGCGGCTGACCGGGCTGGCGCGCACGGAGTTGTTCAACGACGAGATCACCGAGTTGATTCCCAGTTACGACGGACGCAACCAGGAGCCGGTCACGCTTCCGAGCAAACTACCTCTCACGCTGATGCTGGGCGCGGAAGGCATTGCCGTTGGTTTGAGCGCGCGGATTCTGCCGCACAATTTCCCCGAACTGCTCGAAGCGCAGATTGCCATTCTCAAAAACCAGCCCTTCAAGTGCGTGCCGGATTTTCTGACCGGCGGGTTGATGGACCCGCGCGATTATCAGGATGGCAAGGGCAGCGTGAAGGTGCGGGCGCGCATCAAGTATCGGGACGATCACGCCGTCGTGATCACCGAAATTCCGCCGGGCACCACAACGGAATCACTCATCGCTTCCATTGAAGCCGCGTCGCAGAAGGGCAAGTTGAAGGTAAAAGCCATCAACGATTTCACCTCGGAAAACGTGGAAATTGAAATCAAATGCCCGGCGGGCGTGGATCAGGATCAATTGATGGACGCGCTGTATGCGTTCACCGATTGCGAGGTGACCATTTCCAGCCGCATCGTGGTCATCCAGGACAATCGCCCGGTCGAACTGACGGTGAGCGAGGTGTTGCGCGCGAACACCGAGCAACTGGTGGCGCTCCTCAAGCGCGAACTGGAACTGCGCGAGCAAAAACTGCAGGACGAGCTGCATTACCGCACGCTGGAACGCATTTTCATCGAGGAACGCATTTACAAATTGATCGAAAAATGCAAAACCGCCGAAACGGTGAAGGCCGCGGTGTACGAGGGCTTCAAGCCCTTCAAGAAGGAATTGTTGCGCGACCTCGTGGAGGCCGACGTTGAACGGTTGTTACAGGTGCGCATTCGCCGGATTTCGCTCTTCGATATCAACCAGCACCGTCAGGAAATGGAGCAGACCAAGGCGGACCTGGCGGAGACGCGGAAGCACCTGAAAAATCTCACCAAGTATGTCATCGGGCATCTCGAAGCGTTGCTGGCGAAATATGGACCGCAGTATCCGCGGTTGACCACCAAGTCCGCCCGGCACGAGGAGATTGATACCAAGGCAGTCGCGTTCAAGGCGTTCAAGGTCGCCTACGACCGCGAGAGTGGTTATGTGGGTTACAAGGTCAATGGCGAAGAGTTCAAAACCGAGTGTACGAAGTTCGATAAAATCCTCCTCGTATTCAAGGATGGCACGTACAAAGTCACTGAACTGCCGGAGAAATTGTTTGTTGGGCCGGAACTGTTTTACTGCGGCCTGCCGGATCGCGAAGCCGTATTCACCTGCGCCTACACTGATCGCAAGGCGAGTTATTTGAAACGCTTCAAGTTTGGCGGCACGATTCTAAACAAAGCGTATCTCTGCATTCCCGAGAAGTCGCGCATCCTGTTCTTTGAACCCGGAACGCCGAAAGTTTTGTACGTGCGCTACAAACCCGCCGCGCATCAAAAGATCAACCAACAAACCTGCGATCCCTCCCAGATCGAGGTGAAATCAGCCAAGACGCGTGGCCGGCAGATTTCGATCAAGGACATCAGCAGCGTGACCGTCAAACCCACGCGCGGCTGGGACGAAGCCGGCACCACGACAGAAATTGTGTTCGCTTGA
- a CDS encoding outer membrane protein transport protein, whose protein sequence is MNILFNQDRRPHRAARTPHHREHLIGCGLLLSLLLASPSVSEGFRNPPAGAFNLGRAGGRIAHVQDATAVTHNPANLVAATNYQAQAALGLVYMKVAHSSAAPGQSAQTENPWKVLPAAYFATPVLDDKCVFGLGLTSPYGLSVDWNETGSSAFAAPAGALRYTSPHYAELMTLNLNPTVGIKLTESISVGVGLDIMWSRLTLKQFYPWAIFPGSGGVEPDGLLRGEGEGYGHGGNLGFTWKITPRQTVALTYRSQMDVDFDGDTQLSNITPTATAFGVTGRSLFASHLAFPNIVAIGYGLQVTDRLRLETDVEWLQFSRFKRLPINIGNNNILLPATSQSVQENWRDTFTIGIAGDYRLSDNWSVRGGYQYYQSPVPDSTFSTTIPDANQNVLTVGLAYHSGAQAIELGYGADFYDRRNLVGNQNPAFDGKYKITVHLVSLSYQLAF, encoded by the coding sequence ATGAACATACTCTTTAACCAAGATCGCCGGCCGCATCGCGCGGCGCGGACGCCCCACCACCGCGAACACCTGATCGGGTGCGGACTGTTGCTTTCATTACTGTTGGCAAGTCCCTCCGTTTCTGAAGGATTTCGAAATCCGCCGGCTGGCGCCTTTAATTTGGGACGGGCGGGCGGACGAATTGCCCATGTTCAAGACGCTACCGCGGTAACTCACAATCCGGCTAATCTCGTGGCTGCAACCAATTATCAAGCCCAGGCGGCGCTGGGTTTGGTTTATATGAAGGTGGCACATTCCTCGGCAGCACCTGGACAATCAGCGCAAACAGAAAATCCATGGAAAGTGCTGCCCGCAGCCTATTTCGCCACGCCGGTGCTGGACGATAAATGCGTGTTTGGTTTAGGGCTCACCAGTCCATATGGATTGAGCGTGGATTGGAATGAAACTGGTTCGAGCGCCTTTGCCGCACCGGCTGGAGCTTTGCGCTACACCTCTCCGCACTACGCTGAGTTGATGACTCTGAATCTTAACCCAACCGTCGGCATCAAATTGACCGAAAGCATCTCCGTGGGCGTCGGTTTGGACATCATGTGGTCGCGGCTGACATTGAAACAGTTTTATCCGTGGGCAATTTTTCCTGGTAGCGGCGGAGTGGAACCCGATGGCCTGCTGCGCGGCGAGGGCGAGGGCTATGGGCACGGCGGGAATTTGGGCTTCACTTGGAAGATTACTCCGCGTCAAACCGTCGCACTTACCTACCGCTCGCAAATGGACGTGGATTTTGATGGAGACACACAATTGAGCAACATCACGCCGACGGCGACTGCCTTTGGGGTGACCGGACGCAGTTTGTTTGCCTCGCACCTGGCGTTTCCAAACATTGTGGCCATAGGTTATGGGCTGCAAGTCACCGATCGGCTGCGCCTCGAAACAGATGTTGAGTGGTTGCAATTCTCGCGGTTTAAGCGGCTGCCGATCAACATCGGCAACAACAATATTCTCCTCCCCGCGACCAGCCAAAGCGTTCAAGAAAATTGGCGCGATACTTTTACCATCGGCATCGCCGGCGATTATCGGCTTTCGGACAATTGGTCTGTTCGCGGCGGATATCAATACTATCAAAGCCCGGTTCCGGACTCGACTTTCTCGACTACTATTCCTGATGCCAATCAAAATGTGCTGACAGTTGGTCTGGCGTATCATTCTGGTGCGCAAGCCATTGAACTTGGGTACGGGGCGGATTTTTACGACCGCCGTAATCTGGTCGGCAACCAAAATCCTGCTTTTGACGGCAAATATAAAATCACCGTGCATCTAGTCTCCTTGAGTTATCAATTGGCGTTCTGA
- a CDS encoding hybrid sensor histidine kinase/response regulator, whose translation MAEKYDYRKFQVLYVDDEEKSLKAFARAFGDDFRILTATNAQDGFRLLQEHKDEVAILMTDQRMPGEKGTWLLQRAKEVSPATLRFLVTAFTEFNDAVTAINAGGIFHYVTKPWDPNYLEAQLKRAMEFFWLQRENERLLREKMETLRNLLIADRLVSLGMLTAGLSHHIRNALVAVKTFLELAPAMMRDEKAAPDKIRHEEFWTDYHKSVLSQIDKINDLLKALWAAAEKPATQTTEKIHLRQLLAATTEGLQPLIAEKKISIENQIPEDLPVVTAERAKFQRLFDLLLREELASLPDGSQITFTGTTHYENPERPEVQLQIADNGPGLSKEKLRYLFDPFMVRMDDPAEYGIHLMGCFFIVHHHGGRIAADSVDGKGTTFTLHLPTAPARSLPELNTEFAEKSRLAEQIWGAARPKH comes from the coding sequence ATGGCTGAAAAATACGATTATCGCAAATTTCAGGTGCTCTATGTGGACGACGAGGAAAAATCGTTGAAAGCCTTCGCGCGCGCGTTCGGCGATGACTTTCGCATTTTGACGGCCACCAACGCACAGGACGGCTTCCGCCTGCTGCAGGAGCACAAGGATGAAGTCGCCATTTTGATGACCGATCAACGTATGCCGGGAGAAAAGGGCACCTGGCTGTTGCAGCGCGCCAAGGAGGTCAGTCCGGCCACGCTGCGGTTTTTGGTCACCGCCTTCACCGAGTTCAATGACGCGGTCACGGCCATCAATGCCGGGGGCATTTTCCACTACGTCACCAAACCTTGGGATCCGAATTATCTGGAGGCGCAACTCAAGCGCGCCATGGAGTTCTTCTGGTTGCAACGGGAAAACGAACGGTTGCTGCGGGAGAAAATGGAGACCTTGCGCAATTTGTTGATTGCGGATCGCTTGGTGAGTCTCGGCATGCTCACCGCCGGACTCAGTCATCACATCCGTAATGCCCTCGTGGCGGTCAAAACCTTCCTCGAGCTCGCCCCCGCGATGATGCGAGATGAAAAAGCGGCGCCAGACAAAATTCGCCACGAGGAATTTTGGACGGACTACCACAAGAGCGTGCTGAGTCAGATTGACAAGATCAACGATCTGCTCAAAGCCCTGTGGGCGGCGGCGGAAAAACCCGCGACGCAAACCACCGAGAAGATTCACCTGCGCCAGTTGCTCGCGGCAACCACCGAGGGGTTGCAGCCACTGATCGCGGAAAAGAAAATCAGCATCGAAAATCAAATTCCCGAAGACCTGCCGGTGGTCACTGCCGAGCGCGCGAAATTCCAGCGCCTGTTTGATTTGCTGCTCCGGGAGGAACTGGCCAGTTTGCCTGACGGCAGCCAGATCACCTTTACCGGCACCACGCACTACGAAAATCCGGAACGGCCCGAGGTGCAATTACAAATCGCCGACAATGGTCCGGGTCTTTCCAAGGAAAAATTGCGCTATCTATTTGATCCGTTCATGGTGCGAATGGATGATCCCGCCGAATACGGCATTCATCTGATGGGCTGCTTTTTCATCGTCCACCACCACGGCGGACGCATCGCTGCCGACAGCGTGGACGGCAAGGGCACCACGTTCACCTTGCACCTGCCGACCGCTCCCGCACGCTCATTGCCGGAACTCAATACGGAATTCGCCGAGAAGTCACGGCTGGCCGAGCAAATCTGGGGCGCCGCCCGACCGAAGCATTAA